A stretch of Aythya fuligula isolate bAytFul2 chromosome 1, bAytFul2.pri, whole genome shotgun sequence DNA encodes these proteins:
- the DNAL4 gene encoding dynein light chain 4, axonemal → MADTGEGKKEEADYKRLHSFPLIRHTDMPEEMRVEAMELCVTACEKYATNNESAAKMIKEMMDKKFGSSWHVVIGEGFGFEITHEVKNLLYMFFGGSLAVCVWKCS, encoded by the exons ATGGCCGAcactggggaggggaagaaggaggaagccGATTATAAGAGACTTCACAGCTTTCCGCTGATTAGG CACACGGACATGCCGGAGGAGATGCGTGTGGAGGCCATGGAGCTGTGCGTCACGGCGTGTGAGAAGTACGCCACCAACAACGAG AGCGCTGCCAAGATGATCAAAGAGATGATGGACAAGAAGTTCGGCTCCTCCTGGCACGTGGTGATCGGGGAAGGCTTCGGCTTCGAGATCACGCACGAGGTGAAGAATCTGCTCTACATGTTCTTCGGCGGCAGCCTGGCGGTGTGCGTCTGGAAGTGCTCCTGA